A DNA window from Streptomyces bacillaris contains the following coding sequences:
- a CDS encoding FdhF/YdeP family oxidoreductase, producing the protein MSTDHDDQQQAPEAPVGPVPEGEPRFRPYHHPAAGWGAAESVIRFLARERSPVDGPRAILKMNHEDGGFDCPGCAWPDDLKGLHLDICENGIKHVTWEMTRKRVGREFFAAHSVTELSGWSDYDLENQGRLTEPMVYDPDSDHYVPISWKDAFEVVGSALRELDDPNRAAFYTSGRLGNEATFLYQLMARELGTNNLPDCSNMCHEASGRALTASLGTGKGTVGLKDWESADALFILGVNAASNAPRMLTALSEAHRRGARIVHINPLVEAAATRTIVPHAFLDMALFKSTPTSSLNLQPRIGGDMALLRGMAKAVLERSASDPRALDREFIDRHTTGFEEYRALCEATPWEEIERQSGLGRDDILEAARVYGEADRSIVSWCLGVTQHEHGVDTVREIVNLLLLRGNLGREGAGPSPVRGHSNVQGNRTCGIDHRPGDAFLDRLAAACGITPPREHGLDTVGTIEAMRRGEVKVFVAMGGNFAMAAPDTPVTFEALRSCDLTVQVSTKLNRSHLVHGRRALILPCLGRTEKDHQRKGVQSTSVEDSMSMVHLSVGMKRPASPHLLSEPAIVAGMARAALPESGTPWHWYVEDYDRIRDTMAKALDGFEDFNRRVRLPLGFRIRQPARELVFLTPSGRAEFSAAALPDVVPEAGTLALGTMRSHDQWNTTIYSDNDRYRGIENLRTLVFMNRADMRERGITDLGPVDITSTARDGSHRSLKGYLAIPYDIPRGCAAGYMPEMNVLCALGDYSTQSDQPIMKHVKVTIAPAA; encoded by the coding sequence GTGAGCACCGACCACGACGATCAGCAGCAGGCCCCGGAAGCCCCGGTAGGCCCCGTCCCCGAGGGCGAGCCCCGGTTCCGCCCCTACCACCACCCCGCCGCCGGGTGGGGCGCGGCGGAGAGCGTGATCCGGTTCCTGGCGCGTGAGCGGTCCCCGGTGGACGGTCCGCGGGCGATCCTGAAGATGAACCACGAGGACGGCGGCTTCGACTGCCCGGGGTGCGCCTGGCCGGACGACCTCAAGGGCCTGCACCTGGACATCTGCGAGAACGGGATCAAGCACGTCACCTGGGAGATGACCCGGAAGCGGGTGGGGCGGGAGTTCTTCGCCGCGCACTCGGTGACCGAGCTGTCCGGGTGGAGCGACTACGACCTGGAGAACCAGGGGCGGCTGACCGAGCCGATGGTCTACGACCCGGACTCGGACCACTACGTACCGATCAGCTGGAAGGACGCGTTCGAGGTCGTCGGCTCCGCGCTGCGCGAGCTGGACGACCCGAACCGGGCGGCGTTCTACACCTCCGGCCGGCTCGGGAACGAGGCCACGTTCCTCTACCAGCTGATGGCCCGCGAACTGGGCACCAACAACCTGCCGGACTGCTCCAACATGTGCCACGAGGCCAGCGGCCGGGCGCTGACGGCATCGCTCGGTACGGGGAAGGGCACGGTCGGCCTCAAGGACTGGGAGAGCGCCGACGCGCTGTTCATCCTGGGGGTCAACGCGGCCTCCAACGCGCCCCGGATGCTCACGGCGCTCTCGGAGGCCCACCGGCGGGGCGCGCGGATCGTGCACATCAACCCGCTCGTGGAGGCGGCCGCCACCCGCACCATCGTGCCGCACGCCTTCCTGGACATGGCGCTCTTCAAGTCGACGCCGACCAGCTCGCTCAACCTCCAGCCGCGCATCGGCGGGGACATGGCACTGCTGCGGGGCATGGCGAAGGCGGTCCTGGAGCGGTCGGCGTCCGATCCCAGGGCGCTGGACCGGGAGTTCATCGACCGGCACACCACCGGGTTCGAGGAGTACCGGGCGCTCTGCGAGGCGACGCCGTGGGAGGAGATCGAGCGACAGTCGGGGCTGGGCCGGGACGACATCCTCGAGGCGGCGCGGGTGTACGGGGAGGCGGACCGCTCGATCGTGAGCTGGTGCCTGGGGGTCACCCAGCACGAGCACGGCGTCGACACCGTACGGGAGATCGTGAACCTGCTGCTGCTCCGCGGCAACCTGGGCCGTGAGGGCGCGGGCCCCTCCCCCGTACGCGGACACAGCAACGTCCAGGGGAACAGGACCTGCGGGATCGACCACCGGCCCGGCGACGCGTTCCTGGACCGGCTGGCCGCTGCCTGCGGGATCACCCCGCCCCGGGAGCACGGTCTCGACACCGTCGGCACGATCGAGGCGATGCGGCGCGGTGAGGTGAAGGTCTTCGTGGCGATGGGCGGCAACTTCGCGATGGCCGCCCCGGACACCCCGGTCACCTTCGAGGCGCTGCGCTCCTGCGACCTCACCGTCCAGGTGAGCACCAAGCTGAACCGGAGCCATCTCGTCCATGGCCGCCGGGCCCTCATCCTGCCGTGTCTGGGCCGGACCGAGAAGGACCACCAGCGCAAGGGGGTGCAGTCCACGTCGGTCGAGGACTCGATGAGCATGGTGCATCTGTCGGTGGGCATGAAGCGCCCGGCCTCCCCGCATCTGCTCTCCGAACCGGCCATCGTCGCCGGGATGGCCCGCGCCGCCCTGCCGGAGAGCGGGACGCCCTGGCACTGGTACGTCGAGGACTACGACCGCATCCGCGACACCATGGCCAAGGCCCTGGACGGGTTCGAGGACTTCAACCGCCGGGTGCGGCTGCCGCTGGGCTTCCGGATACGGCAGCCCGCGCGGGAGCTGGTCTTCCTCACCCCGTCCGGGCGCGCCGAGTTCTCCGCCGCCGCCCTGCCGGACGTGGTGCCGGAGGCCGGGACGCTGGCGCTGGGCACCATGCGCTCCCACGACCAGTGGAACACCACCATCTACTCCGACAACGACCGCTACCGGGGCATCGAGAACCTGCGCACGCTCGTCTTCATGAACCGGGCCGACATGCGCGAACGCGGTATCACCGACCTCGGTCCGGTCGACATCACGAGTACGGCGAGGGACGGCAGCCACCGCAGTCTGAAGGGCTATCTGGCGATCCCGTACGACATTCCGCGGGGCTGCGCGGCCGGGTACATGCCGGAGATGAACGTGCTGTGCGCGCTGGGCGACTACAGCACGCAGAGCGACCAGCCGATCATGAAGCATGTGAAGGTGACGATCGCGCCCGCCGCCTGA
- a CDS encoding DUF1345 domain-containing protein, with protein MVVGAEPGLALGDGAYRGFRGLLLIVVVGAHGLGPSTRGAWGKADSLAGYAGGSPYATRPVAGCGARGGGVGCGRGAGHAAAATALCGVFTAWASLHLMYATRYAYLYYVPTEGGIDFNSQDSPKYVDFLYFSYNLGMTYQVSDTDVSSSAIRAVTLRHCLLSYVFGASILATTINLVTGIVTG; from the coding sequence GTGGTGGTAGGGGCGGAACCGGGGCTCGCCCTCGGGGACGGGGCCTACCGGGGCTTCCGGGGCCTGCTGCTGATCGTCGTGGTCGGTGCTCACGGTCTCGGCCCTTCCACCAGGGGTGCATGGGGCAAAGCGGACTCCTTGGCAGGCTATGCAGGGGGCTCCCCGTACGCCACCCGGCCGGTGGCGGGATGCGGAGCGCGGGGCGGGGGCGTGGGATGCGGACGTGGGGCGGGCCACGCCGCCGCGGCCACCGCCCTCTGCGGGGTCTTCACCGCCTGGGCCTCGCTCCACCTGATGTACGCCACCCGGTACGCGTACCTCTACTACGTTCCCACCGAGGGCGGGATCGACTTCAACTCCCAGGACAGCCCGAAGTACGTCGACTTCCTCTACTTCAGCTACAACCTCGGCATGACCTACCAGGTCTCCGACACCGACGTCTCCAGCTCCGCCATCCGCGCGGTCACGCTCCGGCACTGCCTGCTGTCGTACGTGTTCGGCGCCAGCATCCTCGCCACCACCATCAACCTCGTCACCGGGATCGTCACGGGGTGA
- a CDS encoding alpha/beta hydrolase encodes MNRATRATATALALLGALSLTACTGGGLPDKGAAKAPATADPASRSDLRPFYGQRLAWTDCATDGYECARLTVPLDYARPGNGRTFVLPVARAAATGPGKRIGSLVFNPGGPGAAGAGSLEEGMDEAFGAAARARFDIVGFDPRGVGGSVPALTCEPAEEETEEEPAAEEAAAAEDETPDGVAPLYPRTEADRSAAAAGARTAAEDCEKHSGPILRHVGTDDAARDLDILRAALGERKLTYLGWSYGTSLGTSYAEQFPRRVRAMVLDGAIDPSLDWRQRVLSQSAGFRRSVDDYAERCAEIAGDRCPGRTPGEIRALIERLYQRAEREPLPVAEDSSYAEYGGMDATAVLDAVSMAMYTPEDQWEPLSEALREADRGDATKLGALGDEEETGSEDTDTTEGEEQEDASPGASEPPAVPDDNGDAALTAVNCLDVPHPRSVRPYWDALAPADKAAGVYGTAGVTAELTCRDWPSGERRPHKVAAEGVPPVLVVGTTGDPSTPYAEAVSLAEQFPAGMLLTYEGLGHTAYGRGDACVTAKVDAYLVELERVAPGATC; translated from the coding sequence TTGAACCGCGCCACCCGTGCCACCGCCACCGCCCTGGCCCTCCTCGGTGCCCTCTCCCTCACCGCCTGCACGGGCGGCGGCCTCCCGGACAAGGGCGCGGCGAAGGCCCCCGCCACCGCCGACCCGGCCTCCCGGTCCGACCTCAGGCCGTTCTACGGCCAGCGGCTGGCGTGGACCGACTGCGCGACGGACGGCTACGAGTGCGCACGCCTGACGGTCCCCCTGGACTACGCGCGGCCGGGGAACGGCCGGACGTTCGTGCTCCCGGTGGCGCGCGCCGCCGCGACGGGCCCGGGGAAGCGCATCGGTTCGCTCGTCTTCAACCCGGGCGGGCCCGGTGCGGCCGGGGCCGGGTCCCTCGAGGAGGGGATGGACGAGGCGTTCGGCGCGGCGGCGCGGGCCCGCTTCGACATCGTCGGCTTCGACCCGCGCGGCGTCGGCGGCAGCGTACCGGCGCTCACCTGCGAACCGGCCGAGGAGGAGACGGAGGAGGAACCGGCGGCGGAGGAAGCAGCGGCGGCGGAGGACGAGACCCCCGATGGCGTCGCCCCCCTCTACCCCCGTACGGAAGCCGACCGCTCGGCGGCCGCGGCAGGCGCCCGTACGGCGGCCGAGGACTGCGAGAAGCACAGCGGCCCCATCCTCCGGCACGTCGGCACCGACGACGCCGCCCGGGACCTGGACATCCTGCGCGCGGCCCTGGGCGAGCGGAAGCTCACCTATCTGGGCTGGTCGTACGGGACGAGCCTGGGCACCTCGTACGCCGAGCAGTTCCCGCGCCGGGTCCGCGCGATGGTCCTGGACGGGGCGATCGATCCGTCGCTGGACTGGCGGCAGCGGGTGCTCAGCCAGTCGGCGGGTTTCCGCCGGAGCGTGGACGACTACGCGGAGCGGTGCGCGGAGATCGCCGGTGACCGCTGCCCCGGCCGGACCCCCGGGGAGATACGGGCGCTGATCGAGCGGCTCTACCAGCGGGCGGAGCGCGAGCCGCTGCCGGTCGCGGAGGACAGTTCGTACGCGGAGTACGGGGGCATGGACGCGACCGCCGTGCTCGACGCGGTCTCGATGGCGATGTACACGCCGGAGGACCAGTGGGAGCCGCTGTCGGAGGCGCTGCGGGAGGCGGACCGGGGCGACGCGACGAAGCTGGGCGCGCTGGGCGACGAGGAGGAGACCGGGTCCGAGGACACCGACACCACGGAAGGGGAGGAGCAGGAAGACGCCTCCCCCGGTGCCTCCGAGCCCCCCGCCGTCCCCGACGACAACGGCGACGCCGCGCTCACCGCGGTCAACTGCCTTGACGTCCCCCACCCCCGCTCCGTCCGCCCCTACTGGGACGCCCTCGCCCCCGCCGACAAGGCCGCCGGGGTCTACGGCACCGCGGGCGTGACCGCCGAACTCACCTGCCGCGACTGGCCCTCCGGCGAGCGGCGGCCGCACAAGGTGGCGGCGGAGGGCGTACCGCCGGTCCTGGTCGTCGGCACGACGGGCGACCCGTCCACGCCGTACGCGGAGGCGGTGAGCCTCGCGGAGCAGTTCCCGGCCGGGATGCTGCTCACCTACGAAGGGCTGGGCCACACCGCGTACGGCCGTGGCGACGCCTGCGTCACCGCGAAGGTCGACGCCTACCTGGTGGAGCTGGAGCGGGTCGCTCCCGGGGCCACCTGCTGA
- a CDS encoding sensor histidine kinase produces the protein MRNPFRVRRAPTPTARVRRLRRRITVLFALTSAAGLVAMAVLAVRSDGVRWREQLDQAMSADTNWALGLLETDEDGRLDTEVLLDNAGTACPPLFLLAAPSAASVPDPPDTPGGLVVEHAPGRPCLTVSTASVRQAAAIAVRADEPRSRDARTVDGEPVRMFALPFYPPDAEEDALPQGALVTVADASAQRADHRRLTWVVTGGCALLVLLSAGVGHLLSGRAVRPALEVLDRQEAFLTDAAHDLRTPAASLRTLAETALRGETDSTDVHRRTLRLAETMGTLVDGLLTRARLMSGTAPLAVEPLRLDQLVEAVAEDAAAEGQRVTVRAPGAVVVAADPDLVRRAVANLVGNALVHGRLPGERAEVEVTVGGEGATATVTVEDAGPGLPPEVAGALFDRFRSGSGSTGLGLSIASWVAHAHGGGLTAEPGRRGGARFVLRLPAGGPPSDG, from the coding sequence GTGCGGAATCCGTTCCGTGTGCGCCGGGCGCCGACGCCGACCGCGCGGGTACGGCGGTTGCGTCGGCGCATCACCGTACTGTTCGCGCTCACCAGCGCGGCGGGGCTGGTCGCGATGGCCGTGCTGGCGGTACGCAGCGACGGCGTGCGCTGGCGCGAGCAGCTGGACCAGGCCATGAGCGCCGACACCAACTGGGCGCTGGGCCTGCTGGAGACCGACGAGGACGGCCGGCTGGACACCGAGGTGCTGCTCGACAACGCCGGGACCGCGTGCCCGCCGCTCTTCCTCCTCGCCGCGCCCTCCGCGGCCTCCGTGCCGGACCCCCCGGACACTCCGGGCGGCCTGGTCGTCGAGCACGCCCCGGGCCGCCCGTGTCTGACCGTCTCCACCGCCTCCGTACGGCAGGCCGCCGCCATCGCCGTTCGGGCCGACGAGCCCCGGTCCCGGGACGCGCGGACGGTGGACGGGGAGCCGGTGCGGATGTTCGCGCTGCCCTTCTACCCGCCGGACGCGGAGGAGGACGCGCTGCCGCAGGGCGCCCTGGTCACCGTGGCGGACGCTTCGGCCCAACGCGCCGACCACCGGCGGCTGACCTGGGTGGTGACCGGGGGCTGCGCCCTGCTGGTGCTGCTGTCGGCCGGGGTCGGGCATCTGCTCTCCGGGCGGGCGGTCCGGCCCGCGCTGGAGGTCCTGGACCGGCAGGAGGCGTTCCTCACGGACGCCGCGCACGACCTGCGGACCCCGGCGGCCTCGCTGCGGACGCTCGCGGAGACCGCGCTGCGCGGGGAGACGGACAGCACCGATGTGCACCGGCGTACGCTCCGGCTCGCGGAGACCATGGGCACGCTGGTCGACGGGCTGCTCACCCGGGCCCGGCTGATGTCCGGGACGGCCCCGCTCGCGGTGGAGCCGCTGCGGCTGGACCAGTTGGTGGAGGCCGTGGCCGAGGACGCGGCCGCCGAGGGACAGCGGGTGACGGTACGGGCTCCGGGGGCCGTGGTCGTGGCCGCCGACCCCGATCTCGTACGCCGTGCCGTGGCCAATCTCGTCGGCAACGCGCTCGTCCACGGCCGCCTGCCCGGGGAGCGGGCCGAGGTGGAGGTGACGGTCGGCGGCGAGGGGGCCACCGCGACCGTCACGGTGGAGGACGCGGGTCCGGGGCTGCCGCCCGAGGTGGCGGGTGCGCTCTTCGACCGGTTCCGCAGCGGTTCGGGCTCGACGGGGCTGGGGCTGTCGATCGCCTCCTGGGTCGCCCACGCCCACGGCGGCGGCCTCACTGCGGAGCCGGGGCGGCGCGGCGGGGCCCGGTTCGTGCTGCGGCTGCCCGCCGGGGGCCCGCCCTCCGACGGCTGA
- a CDS encoding response regulator transcription factor encodes MLLVEDDADLRFGVAAALRAAGLAVDEAVDLPQADEALFITAYDCVVFDRMLPSGDAAAYVEELRRTGRAVPVLFLTARDTVADRVEGFARGGDDYLVKPFAVPELVARVRSLCRRAPAVAPPVLLVGDVEIDTARRQVRRAGVLLTLTRREFAVLEVLATRADRAVSRAELIESCWDEMAEPQSNVLEVLVSQLRRKLGTPPLLHTVRGVGYRLADEPAR; translated from the coding sequence GTGCTGCTGGTGGAGGACGACGCGGACCTCCGGTTCGGGGTGGCGGCCGCGCTGCGGGCGGCCGGTCTGGCGGTGGACGAGGCCGTCGATCTGCCGCAGGCCGACGAGGCCCTGTTCATCACCGCGTACGACTGCGTGGTCTTCGACCGGATGCTGCCCTCCGGGGACGCCGCCGCCTATGTGGAGGAGCTGCGGCGGACCGGGCGGGCCGTTCCGGTGCTGTTCCTCACCGCCCGGGACACCGTGGCCGACCGGGTGGAGGGGTTCGCCCGGGGCGGCGACGACTATCTGGTCAAGCCGTTCGCCGTGCCCGAGCTGGTCGCCCGGGTGCGCAGCCTGTGCCGCCGCGCCCCGGCCGTGGCCCCGCCGGTGCTGCTGGTGGGGGACGTGGAGATCGACACCGCCCGGCGCCAGGTGCGGCGGGCGGGGGTGCTGCTGACCCTCACGCGGCGGGAGTTCGCGGTCCTGGAGGTGCTGGCCACCCGCGCCGACCGGGCGGTGAGCCGGGCGGAGCTGATCGAGAGCTGCTGGGACGAGATGGCGGAGCCGCAGTCCAACGTGCTGGAGGTGCTGGTCTCGCAGCTGCGGCGGAAGCTCGGCACCCCTCCGCTGCTCCACACCGTGCGCGGCGTCGGCTACCGCCTGGCCGACGAGCCGGCCCGGTGA
- a CDS encoding FkbM family methyltransferase, which produces MTTFAAAVASRLPTGLVASAAVALYPRFEPELRRLADFCPPGSTAVDIGGWYGPWSRRLARRCTEVVTVEPVPHLADHLRRTLPSNARVVQGAATDRTGDRVRLWFPEGDEGDRGVSSLERRDIHAHSVEVESLTVDGLGLRGVGFVKMDVDGAEVAALRGAAELLRRDRPALLVELESRLGPIGPAVDLLTGLGYAGWVLAGRRWTPLTGFDLPAHQARTEHLVHQGLLRRALVPRRTRYINSVLFLPEGRVPGGDHGR; this is translated from the coding sequence GTGACCACGTTCGCGGCGGCGGTGGCGTCCCGGCTGCCCACCGGCCTGGTCGCCTCCGCCGCCGTCGCCCTCTACCCGCGCTTCGAACCGGAGCTGCGCCGGCTGGCCGACTTCTGCCCGCCCGGCTCCACCGCCGTGGACATCGGCGGCTGGTACGGGCCCTGGTCGCGGCGGCTCGCCCGGCGCTGCACGGAGGTCGTCACCGTCGAACCCGTACCGCATCTGGCCGACCATCTGCGCCGTACGCTGCCGTCCAACGCCCGGGTGGTGCAGGGGGCGGCGACCGACCGGACCGGCGACCGGGTCCGGCTCTGGTTCCCGGAGGGGGACGAGGGCGACCGGGGCGTCTCCTCGCTGGAGCGCCGGGACATCCATGCGCACAGCGTCGAGGTGGAGTCCCTCACCGTCGACGGCCTCGGCCTGCGCGGGGTCGGCTTCGTGAAGATGGACGTCGACGGCGCGGAGGTGGCCGCGCTGCGGGGTGCGGCTGAGCTGCTGCGCAGGGACCGTCCGGCGCTGCTCGTCGAGCTGGAGAGCCGGCTCGGGCCGATCGGCCCGGCGGTCGACCTGCTCACCGGCCTCGGGTACGCGGGGTGGGTCCTGGCGGGCCGCCGCTGGACCCCGCTGACCGGCTTCGACCTGCCCGCCCACCAGGCGAGGACGGAGCACCTGGTGCATCAGGGGCTGCTGCGCCGGGCGTTGGTGCCGCGGCGGACCCGGTACATCAACTCGGTGCTGTTCCTTCCCGAGGGGAGGGTGCCGGGCGGGGACCACGGCCGCTGA
- a CDS encoding Trm112 family protein — protein MNPDDPLLTILACPLDKGPLTLLTDEEALYNPRLRLSYPILEGIPQLLPSSGQKVGADEHERYLARRKAPAT, from the coding sequence ATGAACCCCGACGATCCGCTGCTCACGATCCTGGCCTGCCCGCTCGACAAGGGCCCACTGACCCTGCTCACCGACGAGGAGGCGCTCTACAACCCCCGGCTGCGCCTGAGTTACCCCATCCTGGAGGGCATACCGCAGTTGCTGCCCTCCTCGGGCCAGAAGGTCGGCGCCGACGAACACGAGAGGTACCTGGCGCGCCGGAAGGCCCCGGCCACGTGA
- a CDS encoding class I SAM-dependent methyltransferase, protein MTDTAPLPQAAAVPAAPHGTDTPAAVPAAAPHGTDTPADAPAAASQETGAPAAPPSGLRDFYENPAVPVASGDGRSLRQARLLAAALAGRPGGTVVDVGCGDGTAAATAAPLLAGHRLIGIDWSQDALRRARPRMGAVVRGELEHGGLPLADGCADAVLFSEILEHLVDPDQALDELRRILKPGGHLMLSTPNLAAWYNRALLLAGVQPVFSEVSLRGIHGRPGSEVVGHLRLYTARALRSFLTASGFEDVKITGAPFHGVPRPLRLVDRAACAVPGAASILLAHARRR, encoded by the coding sequence ATGACCGACACCGCACCGCTCCCGCAGGCGGCCGCCGTGCCCGCCGCCCCGCACGGGACAGACACCCCGGCCGCCGTGCCCGCCGCCGCCCCGCACGGGACAGACACTCCGGCCGACGCACCCGCCGCCGCCTCGCAGGAGACCGGCGCCCCCGCCGCCCCTCCTTCCGGCCTGCGGGACTTCTACGAGAACCCGGCCGTCCCCGTGGCCTCCGGCGACGGGCGCAGCCTGCGCCAGGCCCGGCTGCTGGCCGCCGCCCTCGCCGGGCGGCCCGGCGGGACCGTGGTGGACGTCGGCTGCGGCGACGGGACGGCCGCCGCCACCGCCGCCCCGCTGCTGGCCGGACACCGCCTCATCGGCATCGACTGGTCGCAGGACGCGCTGCGCCGGGCCCGCCCCCGGATGGGCGCGGTGGTCCGGGGCGAGCTGGAACACGGGGGGCTCCCGCTCGCCGACGGGTGCGCGGACGCGGTGCTGTTCAGCGAGATCCTGGAGCACCTGGTCGACCCGGACCAGGCGCTGGACGAGCTGCGGCGCATCCTGAAGCCCGGCGGCCATCTGATGCTCTCCACCCCGAACCTGGCCGCCTGGTACAACCGCGCGCTGCTGCTGGCCGGGGTGCAGCCGGTCTTCTCCGAGGTGAGCCTGCGCGGTATCCACGGCCGCCCCGGCTCGGAGGTGGTGGGCCATCTGCGGCTCTACACCGCCCGTGCGCTCCGCTCGTTCCTCACCGCCTCCGGCTTCGAGGACGTGAAGATCACCGGCGCCCCCTTCCACGGGGTGCCGCGCCCGCTGCGGCTGGTGGACCGGGCGGCGTGCGCGGTGCCCGGAGCGGCGTCCATCCTGCTGGCCCACGCTCGGCGGCGATAG